The Siniperca chuatsi isolate FFG_IHB_CAS linkage group LG2, ASM2008510v1, whole genome shotgun sequence genome window below encodes:
- the tkta gene encoding transketolase, translating into MEDYHKPDQQTVQALRNIANRLRINSIKATTAAGSGHPTSCCSVAEIMSVLYFHTMKYHYDDPRNFNNDRFILSKGHAAPALYSMWVEAGFLKESELLSLCHVDSTLEGHPTPKQQFVDLATGSLGQGLGVACGMAYTGKYFDKSSYRVYCLLGDGEMSEGAVWEAMSFASFYRLDNLVAIMDINRLGQSDPAPLQHHVEKYQKRCEAFGWHAIIVDGHSVEELCKALSQPRHQPTAIIAKTIKGKGIPAAEDKLGWHAKPLPKDMAEMVMKDLQSRIMNSSKHLYPPAPIEDSPPVSLRNIRMPSAPSYKTGEKIATRKAYGMALAKLGRYNERVVALDGDTNNLTYSEIFKNEHPNRFVECYIAQQNMVSVAMGCAARERNVVFASTLASFFTRAYDQLRMAAISESNINVCGSHCGLSTGEEGPSLMGLEDMAMFRALPTATIFYPSDGVSTEKAVELAATTKGVCYIRTSRQDSAIIYNSNEDFHVGQAKVVYQSKDDQVTVVAAGVTLHEALAAAEHLKKERISVRVIDPFTIKPLDIKTIIDHTRATRGRILTVEDHYYEGGLGEAVSSGMVNESGFNLHRLAVSHVPRSGKPHELLKIYGIDRDAITQAVRKMLSSSTNAK; encoded by the exons ATGGAGGATTACCACAAACCTGACCAGCAGACAGTGCAGGCACTGAGGAACATCGCCAACCGCCTCAGAATCAACTCCATCAAGGCAACAACTGCAGCGGGCAGCGG ACACCCCACATCATGCTGCAGTGTGGCAGAAATCATGTCGGTGCTTTACTTCCACACCATGAAGTACCACTATGATGACCCACGGAACTTCAACAATGATCGCTTTATCCTGTCCAAG GGTCATGCTGCTCCGGCCCTGTACTCCATGTGGGTTGAAGCAGGCTTCCTGAAGGAGAGCGAACTGCTCAGTTTGTGCCACGTAGACTCTACCCTGGAGGGCCACCCAACCCCT AAGCAGCAATTTGTGGATTTAGCCACTGGCTCCTTGGGGCAGGGTCTTGGTGTGGCCTGTGGAATGGCTTACACTGGAAAATACTTTGACAAGTCCAG TTATCGTGTGTACTGCCTGCTGGGGGATGGTGAGATGTCGGAGGGTGCTGTCTGGGAGGCCATGTCGTTCGCCTCCTTCTACCGGCTTGACAACCTGGTGGCCATTATGGACATCAACCGTCTGGGCCAAAGTGACCCTGCACCCCTGCAGCATCACGTAGAGAAATATCAGAAACGCTGCGAAGCTTTCGG CTGGCATGCCATTATTGTGGATGGACACAGTGTGGAGGAGCTTTGCAAGGCCCTGAGCCAGCCACGGCATCAACCCACCGCCATCATTGCTAAAACCATCAAGGGCAAAGGCATTCCAG CTGCAGAGGATAAGCTGGGGTGGCATGCCAAACCTCTGCCCAAAGACATGGCCGAGATGGTTATGAAGGATCTGCAGAGCCGCATCATGAACAGCAGCAAGCACCTGTACCCTCCTGCACCCATAGAGGACTCCCCACCGGTCAGCCTGAGGAACATCAGGATGCCGAGCGCACCCAGCTACAAGACTGGAGAAAAG ATTGCCACACGGAAGGCATACGGGATGGCGTTGGCCAAGTTGGGCCGCTACAATGAACGTGTTGTGGCCCTTGATGGAGACACCAACAACCTCACCTACTCAGAGATCTTCAAGAATGAGCATCCCAACCGCTTTGTGGAGTGCTACATCGCTCAGCAGAACATG GTCAGTGTTGCCATGGGATGTGCTGCCCGTGAGAGGAATGTTGTGTTTGCTAGCACTCTTGCTTCCTTTTTCACCCGCGCCTACGACCAGCTCCGCATGGCAGCCATCTCAGAGAGCAACATCAACGTGTGTGGCTCCCACTGTGGCCTGTCCACCG GAGAGGAAGGCCCCTCTCTGATGGGTCTAGAGGACATGGCTATGTTCAGGGCCCTTCCCACAGCGACCATTTTCTATCCCAGTGATGGTGTGTCTACAGAGAAGGCTGTGGAGCTGGCTGCAACCACAAAG GGAGTTTGCTACATACGAACCAGCCGCCAAGACAGTGCCATCATCTATAACAGCAACGAGGACTTCCATGTTGGACAGGCTAAG GTGGTGTACCAGAGCAAAGATGACCAGGTGACTGTGGTGGCAGCTGGAGTGACTTTGCACGAGGCCCTGGCTGCAGCTGAACATTTAAAGAAAG AGAGGATCTCTGTCAGGGTCATTGACCCCTTCACAATCAAACCACTGGATATCAAAACCATCATCGACCACACACGTGCCACCAGGGGACGAATCCTCACTGTGGAAGACCACTACTATGAAG GTGGCCTTGGGGAGGCAGTGTCCTCAGGAATGGTCAATGAGTCTGGCTTCAATCTGCATCGTCTGGCTGTGTCCCACGTTCCCCGCAGTGGCAAACCACATGAGCTGCTCAAGATCTACGGCATCGACCGTGACGCCATCACCCAGGCCGTCCGCAAGATGCTCAGCAGCTCTACCAATGCCAAGTAA